Proteins encoded in a region of the Peromyscus leucopus breed LL Stock chromosome 15, UCI_PerLeu_2.1, whole genome shotgun sequence genome:
- the LOC114689985 gene encoding rab GTPase-activating protein 1-like isoform X4 — protein sequence MEHTDDTSTKDDGKPQLKIASNGDEQLEKAMEEILRDSEKGQSSLFVDCQGSNDISDYSFGDVPASQTNKPSLQLILDPSNTEISKPRPSSPSGLSEEDSVLFNKLTYLGCMKVSSPRSEVEALRAMATMRASSQYPFAVTLYVPNVPEGSVRIIDQSSSVEIASFPIYKVLFCARGHDGTTESNCFAFTESSHGSEEFQIHVFSCEIKEAVSTIQCSNFLQRLIRIYF from the exons ATGGAG CACACAGATGATACTTCTACAAAGGATGACGGAAAGCCGCAGCTGaag ATAGCTTCCAATGGTGATGAACAGTTGGAAAAAGCCATGGAAGAGATTTTGAGAGATTCTGAGAAAGGACAAAGTAGCCTATTTGTTGATTGTCAGGGTTCCAATGATATTTCAGACTACTCCTTTGGAGATGTTCCAGCCAGCCAAACAaataagccatctcttcagttaaTTTTGGATCCATCAAACACAG aaatttcCAAACCCAGACCGTCTTCTCCAAGTGGACTTTCTGAAGAAGACAGTGTTCTATTTAACAAATTGACTTACTTAGGATGTATGAAGGTTTCTTCCCCACGTAGTGAAGTAGAGGCTTTACGGGCAATGGCAACCATGAGAGCCTCCAGTCAGTACCCCTTTGCTGTTACACTGTATGTGCCCAATGTTCCAGAAGGTTCTGTGAG AATTATAGACCAGTCAAGCAGTGTGGAGATAGCATCCTTCCCAATTTATAAGGTGTTATTCTGTGCACGTGGGCATGATGGGACAACAGAGAGCAATTGCTTTGCATTTACAGAGAGTTCTCATGGTTCAGAAGAATTTCAGATACATGTTTTCTCCTGTGAAATTAAAGAGGCAGTAAGTACGATACAATGTAGCAATTTTCTACAGAGGTTAATTAGGATATATTTTTGa
- the LOC114689985 gene encoding rab GTPase-activating protein 1-like isoform X1, with protein sequence MEVRASLQKVSGSSDSVATENSEEFVLVPQHTDDTSTKDDGKPQLKIASNGDEQLEKAMEEILRDSEKGQSSLFVDCQGSNDISDYSFGDVPASQTNKPSLQLILDPSNTEISKPRPSSPSGLSEEDSVLFNKLTYLGCMKVSSPRSEVEALRAMATMRASSQYPFAVTLYVPNVPEGSVRIIDQSSSVEIASFPIYKVLFCARGHDGTTESNCFAFTESSHGSEEFQIHVFSCEIKEAVSTIQCSNFLQRLIRIYF encoded by the exons ATGGAGGTCAGAGCTTCATTACAGAAGGTTAGTGGGTCATCTGATTCTGTGGCCACAGAGAACAGTGAAGAATTTGTTTTGGTTCCTCAGCACACAGATGATACTTCTACAAAGGATGACGGAAAGCCGCAGCTGaag ATAGCTTCCAATGGTGATGAACAGTTGGAAAAAGCCATGGAAGAGATTTTGAGAGATTCTGAGAAAGGACAAAGTAGCCTATTTGTTGATTGTCAGGGTTCCAATGATATTTCAGACTACTCCTTTGGAGATGTTCCAGCCAGCCAAACAaataagccatctcttcagttaaTTTTGGATCCATCAAACACAG aaatttcCAAACCCAGACCGTCTTCTCCAAGTGGACTTTCTGAAGAAGACAGTGTTCTATTTAACAAATTGACTTACTTAGGATGTATGAAGGTTTCTTCCCCACGTAGTGAAGTAGAGGCTTTACGGGCAATGGCAACCATGAGAGCCTCCAGTCAGTACCCCTTTGCTGTTACACTGTATGTGCCCAATGTTCCAGAAGGTTCTGTGAG AATTATAGACCAGTCAAGCAGTGTGGAGATAGCATCCTTCCCAATTTATAAGGTGTTATTCTGTGCACGTGGGCATGATGGGACAACAGAGAGCAATTGCTTTGCATTTACAGAGAGTTCTCATGGTTCAGAAGAATTTCAGATACATGTTTTCTCCTGTGAAATTAAAGAGGCAGTAAGTACGATACAATGTAGCAATTTTCTACAGAGGTTAATTAGGATATATTTTTGa
- the LOC114689985 gene encoding rab GTPase-activating protein 1-like isoform X3, with protein MEVRASLQKVSGSSDSVATENSEEFVLVPQHTDDTSTKDDGKPQLKIASNGDEQLEKAMEEILRDSEKGQSSLFVDCQGSNDISDYSFGDVPASQTNKPSLQLILDPSNTEISKPRPSSPSGLSEEDSVLFNKLTYLGCMKVSSPRSEVEALRAMATMRASSQYPFAVTLYVPNVPEGSVRIIDQSSSVEIASFPIYKVLFCARGHDGTTESNCFAFTESSHGSEEFQIHVFSCEIKEAVLA; from the exons ATGGAGGTCAGAGCTTCATTACAGAAGGTTAGTGGGTCATCTGATTCTGTGGCCACAGAGAACAGTGAAGAATTTGTTTTGGTTCCTCAGCACACAGATGATACTTCTACAAAGGATGACGGAAAGCCGCAGCTGaag ATAGCTTCCAATGGTGATGAACAGTTGGAAAAAGCCATGGAAGAGATTTTGAGAGATTCTGAGAAAGGACAAAGTAGCCTATTTGTTGATTGTCAGGGTTCCAATGATATTTCAGACTACTCCTTTGGAGATGTTCCAGCCAGCCAAACAaataagccatctcttcagttaaTTTTGGATCCATCAAACACAG aaatttcCAAACCCAGACCGTCTTCTCCAAGTGGACTTTCTGAAGAAGACAGTGTTCTATTTAACAAATTGACTTACTTAGGATGTATGAAGGTTTCTTCCCCACGTAGTGAAGTAGAGGCTTTACGGGCAATGGCAACCATGAGAGCCTCCAGTCAGTACCCCTTTGCTGTTACACTGTATGTGCCCAATGTTCCAGAAGGTTCTGTGAG AATTATAGACCAGTCAAGCAGTGTGGAGATAGCATCCTTCCCAATTTATAAGGTGTTATTCTGTGCACGTGGGCATGATGGGACAACAGAGAGCAATTGCTTTGCATTTACAGAGAGTTCTCATGGTTCAGAAGAATTTCAGATACATGTTTTCTCCTGTGAAATTAAAGAGGCA GTTCTTGCATGA
- the LOC114689985 gene encoding rab GTPase-activating protein 1-like isoform X2 — MEVRASLQKVSGSSDSVATENSEEFVLVPQHTDDTSTKDDGKPQLKIASNGDEQLEKAMEEILRDSEKGQSSLFVDCQGSNDISDYSFGDVPASQTNKPSLQLILDPSNTEISKPRPSSPSGLSEEDSVLFNKLTYLGCMKVSSPRSEVEALRAMATMRASSQYPFAVTLYVPNVPEGSVRIIDQSSSVEIASFPIYKVLFCARGHDGTTESNCFAFTESSHGSEEFQIHVFSCEIKEALSLNTPVWLLDHWN; from the exons ATGGAGGTCAGAGCTTCATTACAGAAGGTTAGTGGGTCATCTGATTCTGTGGCCACAGAGAACAGTGAAGAATTTGTTTTGGTTCCTCAGCACACAGATGATACTTCTACAAAGGATGACGGAAAGCCGCAGCTGaag ATAGCTTCCAATGGTGATGAACAGTTGGAAAAAGCCATGGAAGAGATTTTGAGAGATTCTGAGAAAGGACAAAGTAGCCTATTTGTTGATTGTCAGGGTTCCAATGATATTTCAGACTACTCCTTTGGAGATGTTCCAGCCAGCCAAACAaataagccatctcttcagttaaTTTTGGATCCATCAAACACAG aaatttcCAAACCCAGACCGTCTTCTCCAAGTGGACTTTCTGAAGAAGACAGTGTTCTATTTAACAAATTGACTTACTTAGGATGTATGAAGGTTTCTTCCCCACGTAGTGAAGTAGAGGCTTTACGGGCAATGGCAACCATGAGAGCCTCCAGTCAGTACCCCTTTGCTGTTACACTGTATGTGCCCAATGTTCCAGAAGGTTCTGTGAG AATTATAGACCAGTCAAGCAGTGTGGAGATAGCATCCTTCCCAATTTATAAGGTGTTATTCTGTGCACGTGGGCATGATGGGACAACAGAGAGCAATTGCTTTGCATTTACAGAGAGTTCTCATGGTTCAGAAGAATTTCAGATACATGTTTTCTCCTGTGAAATTAAAGAGGCA CTGTCACTTAATACACCTGTATGGTTACTGGATCACTGGAACTGA